The window TCTGTTGAGAATCTCTATACAACGACTTGTGCGTTTGAGCGAATATTAGTGAACGAACTAAAAGTTGAAGAGACAGACGAACTATATGAACACTGTGTCAAGCTGTTTGCTCAAAGACAGAGTGAATTTCATTCTGGTATCTCTCTTCTAAATGGATGGATTTATTGTCAAAGGCGTAATGAAGATCCCGACAATCGTTTAAATCTTTCCTCGTTTAATCTAAATTCATTAATTGAAACATTCAATCTCTCTAGTGTGGATTTCATAGATTACGATATTGCTTATTTGGAGTCGGAATTTGACGGAAGTCTTTCTGTAGAGATCGATGAAGTCAATACAGCTCGAGAAATTCTTGACACCAATCCTCAAGAACTATATAGAGGGAAATTCGAAATTGAGTTTCTCTATAATTTCTTGACTCAATTGGTCCAATCAATTAATAAAAAAGAAGCTCCATTCGAAACACGTACTAAGGTTCGATTAAATATCAGCAAGGTGAATCTTATCTCAGAGCTTTCTCAATATGCTAAAACACCTTCATGTTTGAAAGAGCATATTAAAAAAAGCGCCTAACATGGTGTATAGTGCATACCCTTCGGGATACGCACCTTACAGTGAGCGTTGGCAAGCATTATAAAATGAAAAGAGCAATTCTAGTAACGGCGCTTCTAATTGTGAATCTCACATTGCTTGGTCAGATTGATGAAACC of the Cryomorphaceae bacterium 1068 genome contains:
- a CDS encoding DUF4435 domain-containing protein, whose translation is MSERLERFRKARTSASSVFAQVIQLNKKYDNPLYCCFEGEDYKYYGIRIESYKEKDYQKIIPLKCGGKKEVVRLYALIDKETTLNIRPFVYFIDRDFDNPIDKDEFDMYETPCYSVENLYTTTCAFERILVNELKVEETDELYEHCVKLFAQRQSEFHSGISLLNGWIYCQRRNEDPDNRLNLSSFNLNSLIETFNLSSVDFIDYDIAYLESEFDGSLSVEIDEVNTAREILDTNPQELYRGKFEIEFLYNFLTQLVQSINKKEAPFETRTKVRLNISKVNLISELSQYAKTPSCLKEHIKKSA